Proteins encoded by one window of Strix aluco isolate bStrAlu1 chromosome 35, bStrAlu1.hap1, whole genome shotgun sequence:
- the JOSD2 gene encoding josephin-2 isoform X2 produces the protein MRPPSVPEEPRGVLGRTGGPGEAAGVPPNPTTMSGSPLPSAAEGGGPPGGLYHERQRLELCALHALNNVLQRPCFTQEAADEICKRLAPDARLNPHRSLLGTGNYDVNVIMAALQSLELAAVWWDKRRSLERLALGQILGFILNVPSHVSLGFVALPLRRKHWLAVRQLHGTYYNLDSKLRAPVAIGGEAELRRGSAAMGVCYHAKPDGFGELRRPRSTCLLSPHHCGASIL, from the exons ATGCGGCCGCCGTCGGTCCCGGAGGAACCGCGGGGTGTGCTGGGCCGGACCGGGGGGCCCGGGGAG GCAGCCGGGGTCCCCCCCAACCCCACGACCATGTCGGGGTCCCCCCTCCCCTCAGCGGCAGAAGGGGGGGGCCCTCCGGGGGGCCTCTACCACGAGCGGCAGCGCCTGGAGCTCTGCGCCCTCCACGCACTCAACAACGTCCTGCAGCGACCCTGCTTCACCCAGGAGGCCGCCGACGAGATCTGCAAGAG GTTAGCCCCCGACGCTCGCCTCAACCCCCACCGCAGCCTTTTGGGCACCGGCAACTACGACGTCAACGTCATCATGGCCGCGCTGCAGAGCCTGGAGCTGGCGGCCGTTTGGTGGGACAAACGCCG GTCGCTGGAGCGTTTGGCGCTGGGCCAAATCTTGGGGTTCATCCTCAACGTCCCCTCGCACGTGTCGCTGGGGTTCGTGGCGTTGCCGTTGCGCCGCAAGCACTGGTTGGCCGTTCGGCAGCTCCACGGCACCTACTACAACCTCGACTCTAAACTCCGGGCGCCTGTTGCCATCGGTGGCGAGGCCGAGCTCAG GCGTGGCTCAGCCGCAATGGGGGTTTGTTACCACGCGAAGCCGGATGGTTTTGGGGAGCTGCGGAGACCCCGGAGCACGTGCCTGCTGTCACCGCATCACTGCGGTGCTTCGATCCTCTGA
- the JOSD2 gene encoding josephin-2 isoform X3, whose amino-acid sequence MAWLPPGRAWRSGGAAWRALWGAWAAGVPPNPTTMSGSPLPSAAEGGGPPGGLYHERQRLELCALHALNNVLQRPCFTQEAADEICKRLAPDARLNPHRSLLGTGNYDVNVIMAALQSLELAAVWWDKRRSLERLALGQILGFILNVPSHVSLGFVALPLRRKHWLAVRQLHGTYYNLDSKLRAPVAIGGEAELRAFLRDFLSQGLCEVFLVVPRAVEEAGAWLSPE is encoded by the exons ATGGCCTGGCTGCCCCCAGGAAGGGCCTGGAGGAGCGGCGGAGCGGCCTGGAGGGCGCTGTGGGGGGCCTGG GCAGCCGGGGTCCCCCCCAACCCCACGACCATGTCGGGGTCCCCCCTCCCCTCAGCGGCAGAAGGGGGGGGCCCTCCGGGGGGCCTCTACCACGAGCGGCAGCGCCTGGAGCTCTGCGCCCTCCACGCACTCAACAACGTCCTGCAGCGACCCTGCTTCACCCAGGAGGCCGCCGACGAGATCTGCAAGAG GTTAGCCCCCGACGCTCGCCTCAACCCCCACCGCAGCCTTTTGGGCACCGGCAACTACGACGTCAACGTCATCATGGCCGCGCTGCAGAGCCTGGAGCTGGCGGCCGTTTGGTGGGACAAACGCCG GTCGCTGGAGCGTTTGGCGCTGGGCCAAATCTTGGGGTTCATCCTCAACGTCCCCTCGCACGTGTCGCTGGGGTTCGTGGCGTTGCCGTTGCGCCGCAAGCACTGGTTGGCCGTTCGGCAGCTCCACGGCACCTACTACAACCTCGACTCTAAACTCCGGGCGCCTGTTGCCATCGGTGGCGAGGCCGAGCTCAG GGCTTTCCTACGGGATTTCCTCTCCCAAGGGCTTTGCGAGGTTTTCCTTGTCGTGCCGCGCGCCGTGGAGGAAGCCGGCGCTTGGCTGAGCCCTGAGTGA
- the ASPDH gene encoding LOW QUALITY PROTEIN: aspartate dehydrogenase domain-containing protein (The sequence of the model RefSeq protein was modified relative to this genomic sequence to represent the inferred CDS: inserted 1 base in 1 codon; deleted 2 bases in 1 codon): MAEAPRCRRVGILGYGRLGQFLAGQLLAQGPPLGLALAFVWARDGGRLEALPPPLRLLDLRLLPQTEVDLVVEVAHPCVAREHGEDILAHADFMLGSPTALADPETERRLRGAAARGGTHALRPRGALWXCEDIRRMDEAGTLAALKVTMTKAPQSFRLEGWLQERLAQRVAAGGRAVLYEGPLRPLCPLAPNNVNTMAAAAVAAPRLGFDGVCARLVADPSVPDWHIVEVEVTSVGDEGRALRVTSTRRNPAARGAVTGDATRHVFWSSLRACTGHGGCVQLC, translated from the exons ATGGCCGAGGCCCCGCGGTGTCGCCGCGTGGGGATCCTGGGCTACGGCCGGTTGG GGCAGTTCCTGGCGGGGCAGCTGCTGGCTCAGGGCCCCCCCCTGGGCCTGGCTCTGGCCTTTGTCTGGGCGCGGGACGGGGGGCGGCTGgaggcgctgcccccccccctgCGCCTGCTGGACCTGCGCCTGCTCCCCCAGAC ggaggtggacCTGGTGGTGGAGGTGGCCCATCCCTGCGTGGCCCGGGAGCACGGCGAGGACATCCTGGCCCACGCTGACTTCATG CTGGGGTCCCCCACGGCGCTGGCTGACCCCGAGACGGAGCGGCGGCTGcgaggggcggcggcgcggggggggacacacgctcTACGTCCCCGGGGGGCCCTGT GCTGCGAGGACATTCGGCGCATGGACGAGGCTGGGACGCTGGCT gCGCTGAAGGTGACGATGACGAAGGCCCCGCAGAGCTTCCGCCTGGAGGGGTGGCTGCAGGAGCGGCTGGCG CAgcgggtggcggcgggggggcgggcggtgcTCTACGAGGGTCCCCTGCGTCCCCTCTGTCCCCTCGCCCCCAACAATGTCAACACCATGGCGGCCGCTGCCGTGGCCGCCCCCCGCCTCGGCTTCGACGGCGTCTGCGCCCGTTTGGTGGCCGATCCCAG TGTCCCCGACTGGCACATCGTGGAGGTGGAGGTGACGAGTGTGGGGGACGAGGGACGGGCCCTGCGTGTCACCAGCACCCGCCGCAACCCGGCGGCGCGCGGCGCTGTCACCGGCGATGCCACCCGCCACGTCTTCTGGAGCAGCCTGAGGG CCTGCACGGGACACGGCGGATGCGTCCAGCTGTGCTGA
- the JOSD2 gene encoding josephin-2 isoform X6, producing the protein MSGSPLPSAAEGGGPPGGLYHERQRLELCALHALNNVLQRPCFTQEAADEICKRLAPDARLNPHRSLLGTGNYDVNVIMAALQSLELAAVWWDKRRSLERLALGQILGFILNVPSHVSLGFVALPLRRKHWLAVRQLHGTYYNLDSKLRAPVAIGGEAELRRGSAAMGVCYHAKPDGFGELRRPRSTCLLSPHHCGASIL; encoded by the exons ATGTCGGGGTCCCCCCTCCCCTCAGCGGCAGAAGGGGGGGGCCCTCCGGGGGGCCTCTACCACGAGCGGCAGCGCCTGGAGCTCTGCGCCCTCCACGCACTCAACAACGTCCTGCAGCGACCCTGCTTCACCCAGGAGGCCGCCGACGAGATCTGCAAGAG GTTAGCCCCCGACGCTCGCCTCAACCCCCACCGCAGCCTTTTGGGCACCGGCAACTACGACGTCAACGTCATCATGGCCGCGCTGCAGAGCCTGGAGCTGGCGGCCGTTTGGTGGGACAAACGCCG GTCGCTGGAGCGTTTGGCGCTGGGCCAAATCTTGGGGTTCATCCTCAACGTCCCCTCGCACGTGTCGCTGGGGTTCGTGGCGTTGCCGTTGCGCCGCAAGCACTGGTTGGCCGTTCGGCAGCTCCACGGCACCTACTACAACCTCGACTCTAAACTCCGGGCGCCTGTTGCCATCGGTGGCGAGGCCGAGCTCAG GCGTGGCTCAGCCGCAATGGGGGTTTGTTACCACGCGAAGCCGGATGGTTTTGGGGAGCTGCGGAGACCCCGGAGCACGTGCCTGCTGTCACCGCATCACTGCGGTGCTTCGATCCTCTGA
- the JOSD2 gene encoding josephin-2 isoform X1: MAWLPPGRAWRSGGAAWRALWGAWAAGVPPNPTTMSGSPLPSAAEGGGPPGGLYHERQRLELCALHALNNVLQRPCFTQEAADEICKRLAPDARLNPHRSLLGTGNYDVNVIMAALQSLELAAVWWDKRRSLERLALGQILGFILNVPSHVSLGFVALPLRRKHWLAVRQLHGTYYNLDSKLRAPVAIGGEAELRRGSAAMGVCYHAKPDGFGELRRPRSTCLLSPHHCGASIL, encoded by the exons ATGGCCTGGCTGCCCCCAGGAAGGGCCTGGAGGAGCGGCGGAGCGGCCTGGAGGGCGCTGTGGGGGGCCTGG GCAGCCGGGGTCCCCCCCAACCCCACGACCATGTCGGGGTCCCCCCTCCCCTCAGCGGCAGAAGGGGGGGGCCCTCCGGGGGGCCTCTACCACGAGCGGCAGCGCCTGGAGCTCTGCGCCCTCCACGCACTCAACAACGTCCTGCAGCGACCCTGCTTCACCCAGGAGGCCGCCGACGAGATCTGCAAGAG GTTAGCCCCCGACGCTCGCCTCAACCCCCACCGCAGCCTTTTGGGCACCGGCAACTACGACGTCAACGTCATCATGGCCGCGCTGCAGAGCCTGGAGCTGGCGGCCGTTTGGTGGGACAAACGCCG GTCGCTGGAGCGTTTGGCGCTGGGCCAAATCTTGGGGTTCATCCTCAACGTCCCCTCGCACGTGTCGCTGGGGTTCGTGGCGTTGCCGTTGCGCCGCAAGCACTGGTTGGCCGTTCGGCAGCTCCACGGCACCTACTACAACCTCGACTCTAAACTCCGGGCGCCTGTTGCCATCGGTGGCGAGGCCGAGCTCAG GCGTGGCTCAGCCGCAATGGGGGTTTGTTACCACGCGAAGCCGGATGGTTTTGGGGAGCTGCGGAGACCCCGGAGCACGTGCCTGCTGTCACCGCATCACTGCGGTGCTTCGATCCTCTGA
- the LRRC4B gene encoding LOW QUALITY PROTEIN: leucine-rich repeat-containing protein 4B (The sequence of the model RefSeq protein was modified relative to this genomic sequence to represent the inferred CDS: inserted 1 base in 1 codon; deleted 3 bases in 3 codons), whose protein sequence is LLLLLLLLLAPAAPAAAPTSCPAACSCSNQASRVICTRRELLEVPASISVNTRYLNLQENHIQVIRTDTFKHLRHLEILQLSRNLVRKVEVGAFNGLPNLNTLELFDNRLTTVPTQAFEYLSKLRELWLRNNPIESIPSYAFNRVPSLRRLDLGELKRLEYISEAAFEGLVNLRYLNLGMCNLKEIPNLTALVRLEELELSGNRLGRVRPGSFQGLGSLRKLWLMHARVAAVERNAFDDLKALEELNLAHNELASLSHDLFAPLHRLERVHLHHNPWRCDCDVLWLSWWLRETVPSNTSCCARCHAPPALRGRYLGELEPGHFTCYAPVIVEPPADLNVTEGMAAELKCRTGTAMTSVNWLTPNGTLMTHGSYRVRISVLHDGTLNFTNVTVQDXGQYTCMVTNAAGNTTASATLNVSAADAAAAAAAAAAATGYTYFTTVTVETTDAGGEEPAPQTAPAPTAGWETAGGSTAAPATRATGETLHRPHHGGGGRGGRGLQDLDDVLKTTKIIIGCFVAITFMAAVMLVAFYKLRKQHQRHKHRGGPARAVEIVNVEDELAAAAAAAAAAGGRAAAAAGGGDNRLALPALERDHLDRYAAFAAHYGNSGAALGCGKNPLLNSVHEPLLFKSPSKENVQETQI, encoded by the exons ctgctgctgctgctgctgctgctcttggccccggcggcgccggcggcggcTCCCACCTCCTGCCCGGCCGCCTGCTCCTGCAGCAACCAGGCGAGCCGGGTGATCTGCACCCGgcgggagctgctggaggtgccGGCCAGCATCTCGGTCAACACGCGGTACCTGAACCTGCAGGAGAACCACATCCAGGTGATCCGCACCGACACCTTCAAGCACCTGCGGCACCTGGAGATCTTGCAGCTGAGCCGCAACCTGGTGCGGAAGGTGGAGGTGGGCGCCTTCAACGGGCTCCCCAACCTCAACACCCTGGAGCTCTTC GACAACCGCCTGACCACCGTCCCCACCCAGGCCTTCGAGTACCTCTCCAAGCTGCGCGAGCTCTGGCTGCGCAACAACCCCATCGAGAGCATCCCGTCCTACGCCTTCAACCGCGTCCCCTCCCTGCGCCGCCTCGACCTGGGCGAGCTCAAGCGCCTCGAGTACATCTCGGAGGCCGCCTTCGAGGGGCTGGTCAACCTCCGCTACCTGAACTTGGGGATGTGCAACCTGAAGGAGATCCCCAACCTGACGGCCCTGGTGcgcctggaggagctggagctcTCGGGCAACCGCCTGGGCCGCGTGCGCCCCGGCTCCTTccaggggctgggcagcctgCGGAAGCTCTGGCTGATGCACGCGCGCGTGGCGGCGGTGGAGCGCAACGCCTTCGACGACCTGAAGGCCCTGGAGGAGCTCAACCTGGCCCACAACGAGCTGGCCTCGCTG TCCCACGACCTCTTCGCCCCCCTGCACCGCCTGGAGCGGGTCCACCTGCACCACAACCCCTGGCGCTGCGACTGCGACGTGCTCTGGCTGAGCTGGTGGCTGCGGGAGACGGTGCCCAGCAACACCAGCTGCTGCGCGCGCTGCCACGCGCCGCCGGCGCTGCGCGGCCGCTACCTGGGCGAGCTGGAGCCGGGACACTTCACCTGCTACGCCCCCGTCATCGTGGAGCCCCCCGCCGACCTCAACGTCACCGAGGGGATGGCGGCTGAACTCAAGTGCCGCACCGGCACCGCCATGACCTCGGTCAACTGGCTGACGCCCAACGGGACGCTGATGACGCACGGCTCGTACCGGGTGCGGATCTCGGTCCTGCACGACGGCACGCTCAACTTCACCAACGTCACCGTGCAGG ACGGGCAGTACACCTGCATGGTCACCAACGCCGCCGGCAACACCACCGCCTCCGCCACGCTCAACGTCTCGGCCGCCgatgccgccgccgccgccgccgccgccgccgccgccaccggttACACCTATTTCACCACCGTCACGGTGGAAACCACCGACGCCGGCGGCGAGGAACCGGCCCCGCAAACCGCCCCGGCGCCCACAGCCGGCTGGGAAACCGCCGGCGGCTCCACGGCGGCGCCGGCCACGCGCGCGACCGGTGAAACCCTTCACCGTCCCCAtcacggcggcggcggccggggcgggcgggggctgcaggATCTGGACGACGTCCTGAAGACCACCAAGATCATCATCGGCTGCTTCGTGGCCATCACCTTCATGGCGGCCGTCAtgctggtggccttctacaagcTGCGCAAGCAGCACCAGCGCCACAAGCaccgcggcggccccgcgcgcGCCGTCGAGATCGTCAACGTGGAGGACGAgctggcg gcggcggcggcggcggcggcggcggcgggggggcgggcggcggcggcggcgggggggggggacaaccGCCTGGCCCTGCCGGCGCTGGAGCGCGACCACCTCGACCGCTACGCGGCCTTCGCCGCCCACTACGGCAACAGCGGGGCGGCGCTGGGCTGCGGCAAGAACCCGCTGCTCAACTCGGTGCACGAACCGCTGCTCTTCAAGAGCCCCTCCAAGGAGAACGTGCAGGAGACCCAGATCTGA
- the JOSD2 gene encoding josephin-2 isoform X5: MAWLPPGRAWRSGGAAWRALWGAWAAGVPPNPTTMSGSPLPSAAEGGGPPGGLYHERQRLELCALHALNNVLQRPCFTQEAADEICKRLAPDARLNPHRSLLGTGNYDVNVIMAALQSLELAAVWWDKRRSLERLALGQILGFILNVPSHVSLGFVALPLRRKHWLAVRQLHGTYYNLDSKLRAPVAIGGEAELRALRGFPCRAARRGGSRRLAEP; the protein is encoded by the exons ATGGCCTGGCTGCCCCCAGGAAGGGCCTGGAGGAGCGGCGGAGCGGCCTGGAGGGCGCTGTGGGGGGCCTGG GCAGCCGGGGTCCCCCCCAACCCCACGACCATGTCGGGGTCCCCCCTCCCCTCAGCGGCAGAAGGGGGGGGCCCTCCGGGGGGCCTCTACCACGAGCGGCAGCGCCTGGAGCTCTGCGCCCTCCACGCACTCAACAACGTCCTGCAGCGACCCTGCTTCACCCAGGAGGCCGCCGACGAGATCTGCAAGAG GTTAGCCCCCGACGCTCGCCTCAACCCCCACCGCAGCCTTTTGGGCACCGGCAACTACGACGTCAACGTCATCATGGCCGCGCTGCAGAGCCTGGAGCTGGCGGCCGTTTGGTGGGACAAACGCCG GTCGCTGGAGCGTTTGGCGCTGGGCCAAATCTTGGGGTTCATCCTCAACGTCCCCTCGCACGTGTCGCTGGGGTTCGTGGCGTTGCCGTTGCGCCGCAAGCACTGGTTGGCCGTTCGGCAGCTCCACGGCACCTACTACAACCTCGACTCTAAACTCCGGGCGCCTGTTGCCATCGGTGGCGAGGCCGAGCTCAG GGCTTTGCGAGGTTTTCCTTGTCGTGCCGCGCGCCGTGGAGGAAGCCGGCGCTTGGCTGAGCCCTGA
- the MAST1 gene encoding microtubule-associated serine/threonine-protein kinase 1 — protein sequence YVKLTDFGLSKMGLMSLTTNLYEGHMEKDAREFRDKQVCGTPEYIAPEVILRQGYGKPVDWWAMGIVLYEFLVGCVPFFGDTPEELFGQVISDEILWPEGDEALPPDAQHLISCLLQPDPCAPVPAGGAQEVKAHGFFAALDWTGLLRQKAEFVPHLESEEDTSYFDTRSDRYPHVTSYEDEDTTEDEPVEIRQFSSCSPRFSKVYSSLEQLSQQQEPKAPKGRPRDEGRRDGFARDRGWRTASPELKRHRQPRGPPPRARAAPPPGARRRFSALLEPGRPGATPEERLPPRNGASPRDGPTDGPSEEPGERPPRAGDLPPPRAELGLRRPRHPGVAPEAGGDKRSPRGPGKVTKSASATALSVIIPSGEAPGSSPLGSPMSPRSLSSDPSSRDSSPGRELAPAVAAPRSPIAIPRPGKKFGFTLRAIRVYLGDSDVYSVHHVVWHVEEGGPAHEAGLCAGDLITHVNGEPVHGLVHTEVVELILKSGTKVLVTTTPLENTSIRLGPARRRSARAKMARRNRRGGAGSGHERRRSALFRHLARQASLLHTSRSLTSLSRSLSSSDSLPASPTHARARDPALPPRAAETGASPPSSSPGSSAPPSPAPAGPHLRPSSLQGLSPKLQRQYRAARCKSAGSIPLSPLAHTPSPPAASPPAFPAKLHPKAAESPRLARRGPPEKAAAAAPRKHGLEGSRKDFPAEPPLQSLAEWDGESPAEGPPPAPPPARRLGRQELPLLLGGPPGAEAAPPGPDEPERAARAPPKALSPVQEHEQARRGGAPGGPPVPIVVVGPGAAPGDGDGALGPPRAAGPPPRR from the exons TACGTGAAGCTGACGGACTTTGGGCTCTCCAAGATGGGGCTGATGAGCCTCACCACCAACCTCTACGAGGGCCACATGGAGAAGGACGCCCGCGAGTTCCGCGACAAGCAG GTGTGCGGCACCCCCGAGTACATCGCGCCCGAGGTGATCCTGCGGCAGGGCTACGGGAAGCCCGTGGACTGGTGGGCGATGGGCATCGTCCTCTACGAGTTCCTGGTGGGCTGCGTCCCCTTCTTCGGGGACACCCCCGAGGAGCTCTTCGGGCAGGTCATCTCCG ACGAGATCCTGTGGCCGGAGGGGGACGAGGCGCTGCCCCCCGACGCCCAACACCTCATCTCCTGCCTCCTGCAGCCCGACCCCTGCG CCCCGGTCCCCGCAGGGGGGGCCCAGGAGGTGAAGGCTCACGGCTTCTTCGCGGCGCTCGACTGGACGGGGCTGCTGCGGCAGAAAGCGGAGTTTGTGCCGCACCTGGAGTCCGAGGAGGACACCAGCTACTTCGACA CGCGCTCGGACCGGTACCCCCACGTCACCTCCTACGAGGACGAGGACACCACAGAGGACGAACCCGTGGAGATCCGGCAGTTCTCGTCCTGCTCCCCCCGCTTCAGCAAG GTTTACAGCAGCCTGGAGCAGCTCTCGCAGCAGCAGGAGCCGAAGGCGCCCAAGGGGCGACCGCGGGACGAGGGGAGACGCGACGGCTTCGCCCGCGACCGCGGCTGGCGCACGGCGTCCCCCGAGCT GAAGCGCCACCGGCAGCCGAGGGGGCCCCCCCCGAGGGCgagggcagccccccccccgggAGCCCGTCGCCGCTTTTCAGCGCTGCTGGAGCCGGGGCGCCCCGGGGCCACCCCCGAGGAGCGGTTGCCCCCCCGCAACGGGGCTTCCCCCCGCGATGGACCCACAGATGGACCCAGCGAGGAGCCAG GGGAGCGACCACCACGGGCCGGGGAcctgcccccgccccgggccgagCTGGGGCTGCGGCGGCCGCGGCACCCGGGGGTGGCCCCCGAGGCGGGGGGTGACAAGCGCAGCCCCCGCGGTCCCGGGAAGGTCACCAAGTCGGCATCGGCCACCGCCCTCTCCGTCATCATCCCCAGCG GGGAGGCGCCCGGCTCCTCGCCCCTGGGCAGCCCCATGTCCCCGCGGTCGCTGTCCTCGGACCCGTCCTCGCGGGACTCGTCCCCGGGGCGGGAGCTGGCCCCGGCAGTggccgccccccgctcccccatCGCCATCCCCCGCCCCGGCAAGAAGTTCGGCTTCACCCTCCGCGCCATCCGCGTCTACCTGGGGGACAGCGACGTCTACAGCGTCCACCACGTCGTCTGG CACGTGGAGGAGGGCGGCCCCGCGCACGAGGCCGGGCTCTGCGCCGGTGACCTCATCACCCACGTCAACGGGGAGCCCGTGCACGGGCTGGTGCACACCGAGGTCGTGGAGCTCATCCTCAAG AGCGGGACAAAGGTGCTGGTGACCACGACGCCGCTGGAGAACACCTCCATCCGCCTGGGCCCCGCGCGGCGCCGCAGCGCCCGCGCCAAGATGGCGCGAAGGAACCGCCGGGGCGGCGCCGGGAGCGGCCACGAGAG gcgGCGCAGCGCGCTGTTCCGCCACCTGGCCCGCCAGGCCTCGCTGCTGCACACGAGCCGCTCGCTGACGTCACTGAGCCGCTCGCTCTCCTCCTCCGACAGCCTCCCCGCCTCCCCCACCCACGCGCGCGCGCGGGaccccgccctcccgccgcgcGCCGCCGAGACGG GGGCCTCCCCGCCCAGCAGCTCCCCGGGCTCCAGCGCGCCGCCCTCGCCGGCGCCGGCCGGGCCCCACCTGCGGCCCAGCTCGCTGCAGGGCCTGTCCCCGAAGCTGCAGCGTCAGTACCGGGCGGCGCGCTGCAAGTCCGCCGGCAGCATCCCGCTCTCGCCGCTCGCCCACACGCcctcgccgcccgccgcctcgcCCCCCGCCTTCCCCGCCAAGCTGCACCCCAAGGCCGCCGAGTCGCCCCGCCTGGCCCGCCGGGGCCCTCCCgagaaggcggcggcggcggcgccgcgcaaGCACGGCCTGGAGGGCTCCCGCAAGGACTTCCCGGCCGAGCCGCCGCTGCAGAGCCTGGCCGAGTGGGACGGGGAGAGCCCGGCCGAggggccgccgcccgcgcccccccccgcccgccgcctcggCCGCCAGGAGCTGCCGCTCCTGCTGGGGGGCCCCCCCGGCGCCGAggcggccccgccggggcccgACGAGCCCGAGCGGGCGGCGCGGGCCCCCCCCAAGGCGCTTAGCCCGGTGCAGGAACACGAGCAGGCCCGGCGGGGGGGCGCCCCGGGGGGGCCGCCGGTGCCCATCGTGGTGGtggggcccggcgcggcccccggggacggggacggggcgCTGGGGCCCCCCCGGGCTGCCGGGCCCCCCCCCAGGCGCTGA
- the JOSD2 gene encoding josephin-2 isoform X4, translating into MRPPSVPEEPRGAAGVPPNPTTMSGSPLPSAAEGGGPPGGLYHERQRLELCALHALNNVLQRPCFTQEAADEICKRLAPDARLNPHRSLLGTGNYDVNVIMAALQSLELAAVWWDKRRSLERLALGQILGFILNVPSHVSLGFVALPLRRKHWLAVRQLHGTYYNLDSKLRAPVAIGGEAELRRGSAAMGVCYHAKPDGFGELRRPRSTCLLSPHHCGASIL; encoded by the exons ATGCGGCCGCCGTCGGTCCCGGAGGAACCGCGGGGT GCAGCCGGGGTCCCCCCCAACCCCACGACCATGTCGGGGTCCCCCCTCCCCTCAGCGGCAGAAGGGGGGGGCCCTCCGGGGGGCCTCTACCACGAGCGGCAGCGCCTGGAGCTCTGCGCCCTCCACGCACTCAACAACGTCCTGCAGCGACCCTGCTTCACCCAGGAGGCCGCCGACGAGATCTGCAAGAG GTTAGCCCCCGACGCTCGCCTCAACCCCCACCGCAGCCTTTTGGGCACCGGCAACTACGACGTCAACGTCATCATGGCCGCGCTGCAGAGCCTGGAGCTGGCGGCCGTTTGGTGGGACAAACGCCG GTCGCTGGAGCGTTTGGCGCTGGGCCAAATCTTGGGGTTCATCCTCAACGTCCCCTCGCACGTGTCGCTGGGGTTCGTGGCGTTGCCGTTGCGCCGCAAGCACTGGTTGGCCGTTCGGCAGCTCCACGGCACCTACTACAACCTCGACTCTAAACTCCGGGCGCCTGTTGCCATCGGTGGCGAGGCCGAGCTCAG GCGTGGCTCAGCCGCAATGGGGGTTTGTTACCACGCGAAGCCGGATGGTTTTGGGGAGCTGCGGAGACCCCGGAGCACGTGCCTGCTGTCACCGCATCACTGCGGTGCTTCGATCCTCTGA